One window from the genome of Terriglobales bacterium encodes:
- a CDS encoding DUF2203 domain-containing protein — protein sequence MAERTFTLEEAQTLVPILESLLRSAMEGKKLIEEVEAELQAANNRIFLNGGTLVDVVHLARRKAERDKATQTIKDSLAEIDSTGVQVKDLDIGLLDFPCLVEDQIILLCWKVGEQKITHWHGVSEGFRGRKPIDERIVKAKKQDKPN from the coding sequence ATGGCCGAACGAACTTTTACTTTAGAAGAAGCGCAGACCCTGGTGCCCATTCTGGAATCGCTTTTGCGATCAGCCATGGAGGGCAAGAAGTTAATCGAAGAGGTCGAGGCTGAGCTGCAGGCGGCCAACAACCGTATTTTCCTCAACGGTGGGACCCTGGTAGATGTGGTCCACTTGGCCCGCCGCAAAGCTGAGCGCGATAAAGCCACCCAGACCATCAAAGACTCACTCGCCGAAATTGATTCTACTGGTGTTCAGGTGAAAGACCTGGATATTGGATTGCTCGATTTCCCTTGCCTGGTCGAAGACCAAATCATTCTTCTTTGCTGGAAGGTGGGTGAGCAGAAAATCACACATTGGCACGGCGTCAGCGAGGGTTTCCGCGGAAGAAAACCTATTGATGAACGCATTGTGAAGGCAAAGAAGCAGGACAAGCCAAATTAG